In Scylla paramamosain isolate STU-SP2022 chromosome 8, ASM3559412v1, whole genome shotgun sequence, the sequence AGGAGGGGGGAAggcggaagaaagagaggaggaagacggagcGGGAAGACACAGGAAGGAGAAATTCTTGACACAATTGatcatgaaaaaacaaaactgggggtgaggaagagaaagaggaaaagaactaCAACAGATGCgctctctctttcgtcttcccttctcccccctctctctctcccccttttacGCCTCTTCTCCCAGCAGGCTCGTCTTCCCTACTCAGTCCTGTGTCCTCCCTAACCTGCCCTCGCCTCCACGACCTACTTTTCACacacgcctccctccctcccagcgtCCTAACACTCCACTACCCACCCTCCCGGATTAGTAGCCATTCCGACccactattcttcttccttcacgctgatataataataataataataataataataataataataataatgataacaacggcaacaggaacaacaacaacaacaacaacaacaacaacgatgacaatGTAAGAACAAAACTTTACTTGACTTTTGATAGCGGATGTGACTTCACTGTAACGGAAGACTTgtattttgtttgcttgtttttgttgaGGTGCTatgttgcacttttttttcgtgtgtgtgtgtgtgtgtgtgtgtgtgtgtgtgtgtgtgtgtgtgtgtgtgtgtgtgtgtgtgtgtgtatacacaaCCCAACCCAATGAAGAGCGCAGTGTGGCCTTGCAGCGAGGATGGCGACTCAGTGCAGCATGAAGCGCCTGAGTCCTGGTTAATACTGGGTGAGGCCCAACACGACACGCGCTTGTGACATAAGCTTTTTTTATGAGGACAGTTTAGTGCGCGCAAGGTCTGGGTGACAGTGCCTCCCCAGGGAGGGGCGCGGGACAAGTGTCTCGCCTATCACACTTCATACTAACTGTTAAAGCGTGTAAGGGACTCACCTGGGTAGTGGAGAGCCGAGGCGTGTGTCCCTGAGTGACTACAGCGGCCACCGTCACCAAGTAGTTGGTGGGGCCGTCTTCACGGTCGAGGACAGCGgcagtcaccaccacaccttgctgctgttgctgcatgGTGAACATACGGTCCATGGGCTGGCCGTCAGCACTCGTCACATTCACTACATAATAAGCGATGTCTGTGCTGGGGGTGGAGCCCAGACGGGCAGTGACCGTGGCCACGGAGGTGCCTATGTCGGAGTTCTCTTGTACTGAGCCCGAGTATGAGTTTTGGGTGAACTTCGGTCCTTCCTGGGAGGAGGCGCTCAAGATGGTGAGGTAAGCATCCGAGGACTTCCGCTGAGACTGCACCGCCTCGTCAGTGGCCCGCACAGTGACGGAGTACATGATACTGGGGTCAGTGAGCTCCTTCACCACGGAGAGCACGCCAGTTATTCGATCCAGACGGAAGATGTCCTTGTTCCCTGACACCATGGAGTACGTCACGAGGCCATTAGTGTTGGCATCAAGGTCCCTAGCTGACACTCGCATGATTTCTGTGCCAGGGGGAGAGCCTTCGTATAGCACGCCTGCATTCATGGACACGAAGCGCGGTGCATTGTCGTTGATATCCTGCACTATCACTGTTACAAGCTTCTCCGCCGACCGTCGAGCTGACTTCGGCTCTGCCTGGTCAGTGGCAACCACAGTGAGGCGGAACGTGTCTGAAAATTCTCGATCAATATCTTTCAAGGTGGAGACATTGCCGGTGTTCTCGTCGATTGCAAAGTGCATGCCAGGTGGCTCCTGGCTTTTGATGGTGTACTTTATTTTGCCATTGTCGCCAGAATCAGGGTCTTCTGCCGTCACAGTAACGATGGGGGTATTAGGTAGAATGCCCTCCACTATTCGCCGCCATATAGCCGTGTTAGGAAAGGCGGGAGGGTTATCGTTATAGTCGAGGACGTGCACCACGAAGGATATGGTGGATGTGAGGCGTGGTGAGCCACCATCTGCAGCAGTGATATTCAGGCGGTACAAACTTTGCTTCTCAAAGTCCAGCAGCCGCTCAAGGTAAAGTGTGCCAGTCTTAGTATCGATACGGAAGGCTTCTTGCATGTTACCGCCGCCGATCATGAACGACACCTCCTTGTTAACCCCCAGGTCTGCATCAGACGCCTGGAACTGAACCAACACTGTGTTGACAGGAGTTGTTTCCACGATGGATATTTCTGATTCACTTTGTGTAAATTCTGGGGCGTTGTCATTTTCGTCCAAAACATCCACGGTGAGGGTGGCTGTGGCAGTGAGGCCTGGGCTGCCCTGGTCTGCCGCCGCCACTGTCAGCAGATAACGAGGGGTTGATTCTCGATCGAGTGGTCGTGCAAGTGTCACCTGGCCAGTCTTCTCGTCCACTTTGAAGCGTCCCTCCTCATTGCCGTCCACAATAGTGTACTGCACCACACCGTTGAGTCCTTCGTCAGCATCCGTGGCGGAGATACGTATCACCTGGGTGTTGAGGAGAGCCCCCTCGAGCACCTCTGCTCTGTATGGCTTCCGCAGGAACTTAGGAGGGTTGTCGTTGACGTCCGTGATATAGATGTTGACCTTGGCCTTGTCCCTGAGGCGCTTGATGCCATTGTCCAGGACTACGGCCTCCATGGTGATGTAGTCCACCCCCAATCTCTGCACCAGCTCCTCACGGTCAAAATAACGTAAAGTTTTTAGAAAACCACTTTTGGGGTCAACAACAAACTCATTTTGATTCGTGGCAATGGAGTAAGTCAGTTCAGCATTCCTGCCTTTGTCCCTGTCCACTGCTGTCAGCTTCCCCACATAGGTGTCAGGCGGCTCGTTTTCATCCAGATAGAAAGTAAAAGTAGAGTTTGTGAACACCGGTGCGTTGTCGTTCTCATCGATGACGTGGATGACGACTGAGACTGTGGAGGATCGTGGAGGAGTGCCGTGGTCACGCGCCACGATAGTTAACGCAAAATAGTCCTGTGCCTCGCGATCCAGGGCGCTTCGTACATACAGGTACCCGTCAGGGAAGATTCCAAACTTGCGTTCAGCGTTTCCCTCTGTTATGTCATAGGAAACAAACCCATTCATTCCATCATCTTCATCAGAGGCCGTGAGGGCGAAGAATCTGTCATTGACTGGAGTAGATTCTAGCAGAGACGTTTCATAGGAGCCGTGCTCAAAGATGGGTGTGTGATCGTTGACATCCTCCACGGTGATGGTGACAATCTGACGTGATGAAAGTGGAGGTGTTCCTGCATCAGTGGCAGCCACTTCCAGGCGGAAGACACTGGACTTGCTGGATTTGACTGGCTTATTGAGGTAAATCATGCCACTGGTTCTCGAAATGGTGAAATAGTCATCAGGATTGTTGGAAAGATTATATGATATTTTGCTGTTTTCACCGTGGTCATTGTCATAAGCACGGGCAAGATACACCTGATGGCCCACGGGCCAGTTTTCAGCCACAGTGGCATGGGCTCTCGTGATGGGGAACTTAGGAGGGTTGTCATTGACGTCCTCTATTGTAATGTTGACCCACGTCCGCCCGtaggctgaggtggtggtggccactATTCGCAAGCTGTAGTAGGCAGCCTGTTCACGGTCGATTCGGCGCGCTGTGCTGATGGCGCCCGTTCTTTCATCAATGGTAAATACCTTGTCCGGGTCGCCAGCGATTATGGCGTAGCTCACTTCGCCAACAGAAGCTGAGTTCGGCACACTAACTACGCCCACTTCCCGCCCCACCGAAGGCTCCTTCTTTGCCACGTCCTCCGGAAGTGAGAAGATATATCCTTCACTTTGCTCAAACTCCAGAAGCTGGATCTGGTTGCTCTCCACCACAATATCCACAGTTGCGTCCTCCACTGCCTTCCTGTCACCAGCATCCCTGGCAGCCACGGTGAGGCGGTACTGGGCCTTCCTGATGTGGCTCAGGCGTCCGCTGAGGCTCAATACGCCACTGTCTGGGTCAATCTCGAAGGTGTTGTCGTTCTCCTCGTCTGCAATGAGTTCATATGAGGTAACGGCGTTCTCACCAACATCTCTGTCCGTTGCTGAGACCTGAACGACTGAGGATCCGAGAGGAAGGTCTTCAGGCACCACCACAAAATATTTTTGAGGATAAAACTCAGGACTGTTGTCGTTGACGTCCTGCACCTGCAACAGGACAGTGGCTGTAGAGGACAAAGGAGGTATTCCTTGGTCTTTTGCTACCACTTTTATCTCGTACTCTGGCATTGCTTCCCGGTCTAATTTAGTTTTGGTGGTGAGGCGACCAGAAGAAACATCCAAAGCAAAAATTCCTGGGTAATTGTGCTCCACCTCCTGGTCGAACATATACGTGACGCTGCCGTTGGTGCCTTGATCGTGATCGACAGCTAACACCAAGGTGACCAGGGTGTCTGGGGACGTGTTCTCAGATAGACTGACATTGATTATTTCCCGAGCGAAGGTTGGCCTCTCATCATTTTCATCCAATATTGATATTTTGAGGTGCGTGTAAGCCCACTTTGGGTTGGGGCCACCGTCCCTGGCAGAAATTTTCAGGTCGATGGAATCCTTGACCTCCCTGTCGAGAGGCGCCTTGGTGGTGATGAGGCCGCTCTGAAGGTCAATGTCAAACCACTGGTTGTCGTTGCCAGAGACGATGGCGTAATAAATATTGGAGTTCACACCTGTATCCTCGTCATTGGCAGTAATTCCAGCAACGTAAGTGCCAATGGGAACTAATTCGCTGAGCACCGCTGAATACTCGCTCTTCTCGAAGACGGGCTCGTGGTCGTTGATGTCGTTCACGTGGATGATGAGGAAGGCTGTGGACGATCTGGGTGGCGTGCCCTTGTCTGTCGCCACGATTGTTACATTGTATTTACTTATCTTCTCTCGGTCTAACACACCACTCACACGTACAATGTCAAACCCAGACTTGGAATCGAGTGTAAAATGGCCGAGCTCGTTGCCAGCTCTTATTTCCACCGTAGTTTCCCCATTAGGGCCTTCGTCTGCATCAATGACAGACACAGCAGCCACCACAGACCCGTTCTGCGCATTTTCGTCCACTGTTGCAAAGTCAGCTGTGGTGGGGAAGTATCTGAAGTTGACCACCGGGTCATGGTCGTTGGCATCCAGCAGGTTGACGGTGACGTAAGTGCGGCCATCTTGGAGCGGCGACCCGTGGTCTCGAGCGAACACAGTGAACACACAACTCTTGGGGCACGGCTGAAGCTGCTGACAATTTTGATAACAACTGAGCGGCTCCACGGTGCTGATGACGCCGGTCTCGGGATCCACGGCAAACTGTGTTTCCGACTCGGCAAGGTAGTAGGTGAGTCGTGCGTTCTCGCCCACGTCGTTGTCAGTGGCCTGCACCTGTAGTACAGAGGTGCCGGGTGGCACAGACTCGTTTAGCGACACGATGTAGTCACTGTGATCGAAGATGGGCGGGTTGTCGTTGACATCCAGGATAGACACGTTGACTAGCAAGAATCCGTAGCGAGGCGGAGAGCCCCCGTCCTGGGCCGAGATGTTGAGCTGGTAACTCGCTCGGGTCTCGCGGTCCAACTTGCCCGTCGTCTCCAGGTGCAAGTATGGAGTCTCTCCAGAAGGATTGATTGTTACTTGTAATTTAAACTTCCCATCCTCATTTCCGTCCACAATTTTGTACTCGGTGGTGATGTCGTTGTCGCCGGCGTCTCCGTCTGTAGCAGTGTCGAGGATGACACGAGTGCCAGCATTGGCACTCTCCGAGAAGGTGACATGAATGGACGGCTCTGGAAATCTGGGTGAGTTGTCATTGATGTCAGTGACGTTAATCCGCACCTCGATGGGATAAGTGGGCTGCGAGGACAATACCACCAAGTCGAAGCGGTCAGTGGCGAGTGCTTCACGGTCCAGCACGCCCGTGGTGCGAATTTCTCCAGTAGTGCCGTTCAGGGTGAACTCTTTGGGTGCTTCATTAAAGCGGTAGGTGAAGCCAGGCTTGAGGGGGATGACACCCACGAAGGTGTTGGGCGGGTTGCCCTCCATCACAAAGAACTTGACGCGGGTGTCCACGGCCCGTGCCTGTAGCTTGTCCTCCACGCCCCCCTCAAACCCCGGCCCCGGCCCCGGCCCCTGCCCATTAGTCAACAGGCATTGCAGCACTAACACTAACACGAGTCTGAGCATGATGGCGGCCTGCATGGTCATGGTCGGCAGAGCGGGCTGGCCGAGCAGCACCCGTGGCCGCCCTGCGAGTCACCCCCTGCACACTCCCGCGGTGTGACACCGCGCATGGTCACGCTGCACCCCGCCCGCGAGCACCATCACACCACATCATCACTCACACTTCAACACTGACTGATCCTGGGGCAGGGCTGCGCGGTCTCCCTCACTTCACCACCTCATCACTACAACTGTGGGCGGCGCGGACTGGAGCTGTGGCCCAGCTGGCGGGAGGCGGGGCAGACGCGCCACAGCCAATCACATTCGCTCAGGCCGCCCGGACCGCGGTGCCCGGCCGCCTCacagccaccactgccacccgcCTGAGGAATTTCGGAATGTCTGCTGCACTGTTTGCATCACCACCGTCTTCTCTATGGTGCCTAGAGGGCCAGAAGTAGTGATCCCCATCAACGGAGCCTTATAACAGAAACCCCACAGTACAACGGAGAGTGAGGTCCGCCCCGggacagaaggagagaggaggggggggtggGTTAGTTTTGGTGTACACTCTTGAGCGACCACCCCTGAACCAGTCAGCCCAACCCACCATCTTGTAGGCCTTCCCGCCGCTCCCAGCCCCGCGTCGCCCTGTCTCCTCATTACTGCTCCTCATTATGTCTCATGCCATCTATTCCCGGGATAGATGACCTTCCTGGGTCGATCCACTTGGCACAGCTCCGCgcccctggtggtggtgaggcatgAGAACagggacaagaggaagaagaggaggtaataatgatggtgaaggtagtggtggtggaagtgaccGTGGTTGGTGGTAGCGGAGGTGCTGGATATGGTGGTGgctgctgaggaggaggaggaggagaaggaggaggggggggaagaagaaagaaggaggggggagaagaaagaaagagaaaggaaatgaggataaTGGTATTGATAATAGAattgtagcagcaacagcagcagcagcagcaaacaacagcaacaacaacagaagtagtagtagtagtagcaacagcagtagtaataatgatagatgTAATACTGATGTTCCTGATGGTGATGTTacagtgataatgatgacagtgatgccGTCATCTTTATTGCTACCGTTATTCCTTgatatcctaacctaacatagaCTAACCTAAGGTATTACTCTTCTGTACACGAAGGAAAAGACTGGCGAAAGGTTATAAAACAAACATGGGAAAGAAGTGTCGTTACCAATTATCAAGCTAGAAGAGTCAGATATTACTAGGCCAGTGTAAATGCAAAGCAGGTTTGATGCTTCTCTCCTGAACTGGCAGTGGTAAGGCTGAGAAGCATTCGTAAGGCAAGGGGGACTGTTCAAGAGTGGctgctgatgctgttgttgatgccgaggttgatattgttgttgttgttgttgttgttgctgctgctgctactgctgctgctgctgttgctgttgttgttgttgttgctgctgctgctgctgctgttgctgctgctgctgctgttgttgttgttgttgttgttgttgttgttgttgttgttgttgttgttgttgttagtgatggtCGTAGTACCTCTGCTATAACCCACCCTCACCCACACAGCACACCCACTTCAGCCTCAGCCCATTCACCTCACACAGCCCACCCACACCTCATATAGCCCACTCACACTACCCACAGcccactctcttccctcacggtccactcacacatcacacagaCCAATTACACTTTACAaaatccacccacacacaacacagctcACTCACACCAAACGCAATCCATCCACGCACAACACAACCCACTCACACCAAACACAATACAACCACACGTAACACAGCCGACTCACACCATACACAATACACCTACACACAAAACAGCCGACTCACAACACAGCTCACCCACACCCTACACAGCCCACACGCAACACAGTCCACTCACATCATACACAGCCAATATTCATCCCCCACAGCCCACTCGCTCCCCAAAAAGTCCACTCACGCTTCCACAAATCCCATCCACGCCATCGCAGTCAATCTCCTTCCTGCACGGGCCACCCACGCCCCTCGCACTCATCCCCTACACAAAGCAACAGCGCCGTGATAATTTCAACGCCACATAATGTACTAATCAACACCTGACGGCGGAGTCCAGGTGACGCGCTCATTCGTAATACATTAGCGTCCAGCCCGTTATTTTCAAGTCTGGCCGAGGCAACTTGGTGGTGAGCCAAGGGAGTGTTGCTACAGTGAATAAATACTCCCATGTTCATTATCAATCAAGGCAGAAAGCCGCACAATGTCAGCCGGCTAACAGGGACTTGAAGCAGTGAATATAAAACTGCTTGCatgttaaagaaaggaaaagcattaTCATAGGAGAAAATTAGAATGGCTTACAGATAATAAGACTCATTGTATACTGATATCGACAGGGTGAGATTATTTATAAACGCCATATTTCTTGCAGACACAGACACGAGGAATAAATACACGAGACGGAAAATAACATAGTAAACAACACAgcgaagaaagaacaagaagaagaaaaaaagaaaaaaaggagaaagtttACATATAAATGAATGCGCCATTAGTTTGGAAGTCTAAACTTAGGAGTTCATAAACACAGCATAGCCAAGGAGCTTAGCAATTTAGAGCAATACCTATGCATCGTTTACCTCAGACCATCAAGTGCACAACACAAAGAGCGGAGACTTGCAGCACACCACCACTTTGCTTTCTGGTGTACTGAGCCAGCTGATGAGTAAGTTACGCGTCACCTGTAAGAGTACCATTCTCTATTCTCTGCCTCAGTTTAACGTGTGGGGCTTTTTATCAAGGGCGTTGCAAAGGTCCGCATTAACACTGTCCGGGCTTTGAGTGACGTCACAGTCAGAGGGAGAATCAAGTGTAACATTAGAAACTGGTggtctccagagagagagagagagagagagagagagagagagagagagagagagagagagagagagcatggcattatgtgtttttgtacgagaaacgaaaagactcgagctgcttctctctctctctctctctctctctctctctctctctctctctctctctctctctctctctctttctctctccaaccAGCCATGTGTTTTCTGGCTTCCTATCATCTCTtttaatagaataataatatattCATAGTAGCTTCCACATCTTATGTATCTTATTTGTATTAAGAtcaagaggaacaggagaaagaagagaaagagaagttgaCGGACTAACAGAAACCAGACCCccatgaaagaggaaagaggaatacaGGCACTATAGATAATGATATATAAGTAGtggtaataaaaacaacagtagtaggagtaaaagaaaaataatgaaaactggaGTAGTCGATAtcaaaaggagagaggagaaaaaaaaaaaaatatatatatatataggtaaagATTGAAATAAAACCGGGAtatgcaaaggaggaggaagaggaggaggaggaggaggaggagaattagatATGGAAATATAAACAGAGTAGTAGGAGGGATAACagcaagagtaggaggaggagtataggTGGAGTAACAGATATCATGGAGTCTATTATCTTACAGTGAGATCATCTTATTTTATATTCCGAACTAATCTActgttctcctttttcctgtgtcatttttttttttttagggacagttcccactactttttttttattatcatcccGGGCTTCCCTTTCAGCGTTCTGACGGCGCGCTCCTGCTTTCTTATATAGGATGATAATAAGACAGAAATATGAGACGTCCTCCCGGAGTTACGTTTCCAGGACCGGTGTATCGCTTCATGCTATACACTAATCATTGTTGTTGATACTTTTTACCCGAGTATCTTCTCCGACTCcaatcctccttctctctctctctctctctctctctctctctctctctctctctctctctctctctctctctctctctctctctctctctctctctctctcactatcccCATCAAGGAAAGCCACCTGCCAGGTAACAGTCACATCAAGAACTCAAGAACTGAACTAGACTGAATAAGAATCTATATCGAGCAAACATTTActagactttctttttttctttttttttcatcttttacctCGCATCCAGTTACGTaaacttctctccttcactgttactatatccttttctctcccctctccctgctgactgtttctccttcttcctcctctactgaGAACGACAGTGATCATGATTAGAGACTCAGATAAGCATAATGTTGATTAGAGGACGAGTACTATGCGTCAGACGGCTGCGGCCACATAGCGCTGAGGTAAAGCATGGGCAAGGGTACCAGAGAGGGGGCAGGGTTAAGAAGGCACCACTCGTCTGACCACTCGTAAAGCAACTGCCGCATAAAGGGATCGAATTCGCATCCTTTCACCCACGAGTCCAAAAAGTTTGCCACGGAGCCAACCGTTGCCCTTATGCTGATCTGAACCCAAACAGGACGCGGTGAGGCTTTACGAAGGAAGTCGAGGAATTGTTGGGGTTGATTGTATGCTAATTATTTCATGGCATCGCTTTCACTTTCGAAGGGAGAATCATAGAGGGAAGTGGCGGTGAGTccttgaaactctctctctctctctctctctctctctctctctctctctctctctctctctctctctctctctctcaacctcttTACAGCCACCTAGCAATCTACTTTCCCGGTCACTCATCCATTTTCACACTAGACACACTGATGTCCTCCCCAGTCTTCCAATCAGCTCCCCAGTCTCTTTATCTGTAacagtcagtcatccagtcacCCGTAATAATCAAGCTGAACCACACATCCAGTCACCCAGCCATCCACTTAAATAGAACGTCAACACGCTACTAAAATCAAACTAAAACAGAGAAGTATTAAACTCAACCGTACAATCTATTGCTTAGCCAGTCAATAAGGAAGGCAGTCTGACTATGAAcaagccagccaaccagtcactCACACATCCACCCAGAAAGCTAGACAGTCAATCTACTAATCACCAGTCACATATCTATCCATGCTGCCCAGTCAACCTGCAGTCACAGTCAACAAGCAGGCAATCAGGCAATCAGTCAGCCATCATGGACCACACCAGTCAGCCACCAAGCAGTGCAAATTACTAGTCAACGAAGCCATGAGTCCATCAAAGCAAGGAAGCCCACCAGTCATTTAGTAACAGTCACGTCAAAGAATGAATtagaatgtgaataaaaaaaaaggtgtttctGTATCGAGCAAACAGTTAGTgtatctttttccctcccagtTTTCTCAGCTTTTACTGTGCTTTGACTTCCGTGAACGACACACAtgtaataattaatgaataaatgaataaataattaagtaaaaacCAGCAATCCACTTAACCAATCAAAATAGAATACACTGAACCATACAGTCAGACATACTTAGTACCATTCATCCACCAATCTATAAAGACGTGCCTATAACTCCAGTCAGACATCCAAGTACTCAGCCATACATCCCACAGTTAGCCATAGTTAGCCAGCTAGCATGTTAGACACACAACCATCCAGTCAGCTATCCAGATATACAAAaatccagtcagccagtcagccaaccagtcaaaTACTCAGCCATCCAGACATcacccagccatccagccaggcGTGCAGACCTCCATCCGGCAGCACCTATGGGTTCAGGAGACGATAAATCACCTGTGGGGAGAGCATGGGAGGCGTGCCGCGAGAGGCGTTCTGGCTGTATGTTGACAATCGCTGCCTTTCCGCCCCCAGGACCGCGTACCCTCCCGCCTGACCCTTGACCCAGTCCTTCTTCGTGCCCCAGCTATGCTCaaagacactctctctctctctctctctctctctctctctctctctctctctctctctctctctctctctctcgtcagcagGAGGAAAATACATGGAATAATACAGAAATACTACAGGTATGAATCTATTCTAAGCAGcaatgaaaacaataagaacaa encodes:
- the LOC135103086 gene encoding cadherin-related tumor suppressor-like, producing MTMQAAIMLRLVLVLVLQCLLTNGQGPGPGPGFEGGVEDKLQARAVDTRVKFFVMEGNPPNTFVGVIPLKPGFTYRFNEAPKEFTLNGTTGEIRTTGVLDREALATDRFDLVVLSSQPTYPIEVRINVTDINDNSPRFPEPSIHVTFSESANAGTRVILDTATDGDAGDNDITTEYKIVDGNEDGKFKLQVTINPSGETPYLHLETTGKLDRETRASYQLNISAQDGGSPPRYGFLLVNVSILDVNDNPPIFDHSDYIVSLNESVPPGTSVLQVQATDNDVGENARLTYYLAESETQFAVDPETGVISTVEPLSCYQNCQQLQPCPKSCVFTVFARDHGSPLQDGRTYVTVNLLDANDHDPVVNFRYFPTTADFATVDENAQNGSVVAAVSVIDADEGPNGETTVEIRAGNELGHFTLDSKSGFDIVRVSGVLDREKISKYNVTIVATDKGTPPRSSTAFLIIHVNDINDHEPVFEKSEYSAVLSELVPIGTYVAGITANDEDTGVNSNIYYAIVSGNDNQWFDIDLQSGLITTKAPLDREVKDSIDLKISARDGGPNPKWAYTHLKISILDENDERPTFAREIINVSLSENTSPDTLVTLVLAVDHDQGTNGSVTYMFDQEVEHNYPGIFALDVSSGRLTTKTKLDREAMPEYEIKVVAKDQGIPPLSSTATVLLQVQDVNDNSPEFYPQKYFVVVPEDLPLGSSVVQVSATDRDVGENAVTSYELIADEENDNTFEIDPDSGVLSLSGRLSHIRKAQYRLTVAARDAGDRKAVEDATVDIVVESNQIQLLEFEQSEGYIFSLPEDVAKKEPSVGREVGVVSVPNSASVGEVSYAIIAGDPDKVFTIDERTGAISTARRIDREQAAYYSLRIVATTTSAYGRTWVNITIEDVNDNPPKFPITRAHATVAENWPVGHQVYLARAYDNDHGENSKISYNLSNNPDDYFTISRTSGMIYLNKPVKSSKSSVFRLEVAATDAGTPPLSSRQIVTITVEDVNDHTPIFEHGSYETSLLESTPVNDRFFALTASDEDDGMNGFVSYDITEGNAERKFGIFPDGYLYVRSALDREAQDYFALTIVARDHGTPPRSSTVSVVIHVIDENDNAPVFTNSTFTFYLDENEPPDTYVGKLTAVDRDKGRNAELTYSIATNQNEFVVDPKSGFLKTLRYFDREELVQRLGVDYITMEAVVLDNGIKRLRDKAKVNIYITDVNDNPPKFLRKPYRAEVLEGALLNTQVIRISATDADEGLNGVVQYTIVDGNEEGRFKVDEKTGQVTLARPLDRESTPRYLLTVAAADQGSPGLTATATLTVDVLDENDNAPEFTQSESEISIVETTPVNTVLVQFQASDADLGVNKEVSFMIGGGNMQEAFRIDTKTGTLYLERLLDFEKQSLYRLNITAADGGSPRLTSTISFVVHVLDYNDNPPAFPNTAIWRRIVEGILPNTPIVTVTAEDPDSGDNGKIKYTIKSQEPPGMHFAIDENTGNVSTLKDIDREFSDTFRLTVVATDQAEPKSARRSAEKLVTVIVQDINDNAPRFVSMNAGVLYEGSPPGTEIMRVSARDLDANTNGLVTYSMVSGNKDIFRLDRITGVLSVVKELTDPSIMYSVTVRATDEAVQSQRKSSDAYLTILSASSQEGPKFTQNSYSGSVQENSDIGTSVATVTARLGSTPSTDIAYYVVNVTSADGQPMDRMFTMQQQQQGVVVTAAVLDREDGPTNYLVTVAAVVTQGHTPRLSTTQVSPLHALTVSMKCDRRDTCPAPLPGEALSPRPCAH